GGCGGTGCCTGATTGgtcaactttttttaaaaaaaaacaaaacaaaaaattttgtgtTCGTAGGCGTGCCACGTAAGCAGGTGCTCATAGGTGTGCAGGGAAGAGGTGTGTAGGATATCAttgctctatatatatatatatatatatatatatatatatatatatatatatgtgtggtTAATTATGTGGGAGACTATTCAAACCACCGCATGCATTGTAAGTAGCCAACTGTACAACAAGCGCCAGCTGCGTGGACACCTGCTCAATCATTTTGCCGTCTCACAGAAACCCTATTTTGACCCGGCCcatttatattttgaatttagTTCTCCTATAAATATGGCCGCCTCCTCCCTCGAAACTCCAATTAAAAAAACAGAGATCCATTCTCCATCCATCGCAGCTGCAGAAACCTGTTCAATAAGAAAGTACTCTCTGCGGCAGCTTTCCAATCTCAATGTCTCGCTCTTTCTCCACCGCTAAGAATGTCTCTGCTTTCGTCACCAACAAAATCTCATCTGCAATCACCTggtaaaatcattttttttttctatttcgaTGTATAATGCATGTGCGTATCGATTTCGAGTTCAAGATTGTTGAATGGGTGTGTTTGAATATCACAGGAGGGGATACGCTGCGGCGTCGCAGGGTACCGGCGTCTCCAACATCGGGGCCAGTCCCAACGTGATGTTGAAGAAAGGATCCGAGGAACCGAGCAAGATCTCATGGGTGCCTGACCCGGTGACCGGGTATTACCGACCCGAGAACCAGGCGAAGGATGTGGACGCGGCCGAGTTGCGCGCGATGCTCATCAAGGACaaaaccagacgagactgaatCCGAGATCGATCGAGTCACCGTACGTTCTTTTAACTGCGGTAGAGAAATATGCGAGCTCTGCTTCTAGTGGTGGAGGGAGGGGTGTGAACTGCAATTActgatccttgtttgtttagcAGTATGAAATATGAAATGGGAATAAAATCTAGTTGAATGAATCTCTTCTATTTTTcccattttaatttaattatctttgCATCATCATTTCTTTTGTCTTTTCTATATTTCCCGATTTCATTATAAGATCTacgataaaaatttgtgtgaaacgatttcacgaatcatattttatgagacagatttcttatttgggtcatcgatgaaaaaatatcagtttttatgttaaaaattatactttttatactgaatatcgataggatttatctgtctcacatataaaagattcgtgagaccgtctaaaaaatatatatattagaaaCTATATCTTTCATTAGGTTTAGTAAAGCCATAATTACATATACTACAAAACCGGATACAATAATGGTCGATTGTCTTCAATTGCAATTTTTCCAAATAATAACTAACTATACAAAGGCAACAATGGTCGATGGCCTACAAttgcaaaattttcaaataataattatacaagGCAACAATTGTCTATGACTTCCAGTTCACGGGGACAAAGAAGTTGTGTGTCGGTCGCCCGTCATGATTTAGAGAGACATGAAGGGTTTCGAAATTTTCAACTTTCACATTGAGTGCTATAATCCTATAATGGGGTCTTCAAATTTCGAAAGGCCAAAAGTTGGATCACTCTAAATAAGCTCATAGCTATTTTGTATTAAACAAATAAATCGGGTTTTTGGATACCGATTGAGTATTTCAGATACATATTTTCTACCCGAATCCGATCATATTAAACATGCCTGCGTAGTTATCCGATTTACGGGTTCGAGTCGGATGACTTGATCTGATTCCCCACCTTACAAATTAGTTCCAATTCATACAAAATAAGTTATTGTATTAGTCTAGTAAATATAAAGTTGCAAATAGAACAAAAAATGTTGAATCATTTAATTCAATCTTTACATGTACCGGAAACGCGACGTTCTCGCCACCACCCACTTTTGAACCAGACAAGCTAAACACCAACTTTGAACCACATACGTTTCACAAGAGCCTTACTCATTTCAACCGTGTATCTAGATAGAgtttatttacaaaaaaaaggTACTCCTCTCAATCATTTAAATTTATGTGTGTTTTTAacatagagtgagtctcatgtgagatcgtctcacgggtcataatccgtgagacgggtcaactctacccatattcacaataaaaagtgatactcttagcataaaaagtaatactttttcattgatgacccaaataagaaatccgtctcacaaatataactcgtgagatcgtctcatacatGTTTTTGTCTTTAACATATTAGGGAAATGTCCGTAAAGGTAACTTTTATAAAGCAGTATACTATTTTATCCTTGtttaatgaaatttttttacaaataaatgatttaaaataagAGTATATTAGTAAAAACatataaatgatttaaaatagAGATAAATTagtgaaagaataaaaaaatatttaataaaaaaaactgaACTTTATAATTGAAACACgtgaaaaaaaaatcgaatgtTAATTGGGAGTACTTTATTCTTGTGAATAATTTTTAAAGGATCATTCATAAATACATGTGCACAcaaattacttaaaaaaaaaaagcttgGTTTGTGTGCTTTTCAGATAAAATAGCAATAATTGTTTGCCTAGATATTATCACGATCGGTATATTTTGGGAAGTGAGCACCACAAGATCTGGACCCCACGGGTCCAAATATATTCCGCCGCCAAACCCGATTTTTATTACCAAGAGTGGCGTGCATATGTCCCCATTGCCTCGCAATCTACGGCCACAAGCCAACAAATATCTCGGCATTTTCCCCCACTAATCAATTTTTGTTTCTCCTTTTATTTTCACACCAAATTCAAAATATCCTTATGAGAAATGAATAGATATATGGTGAGATAGATCAGTTTTatcgatatttataataaagagtattatttttaataaaaataatatttttcatgaatgatccaaataagaaatctgtctcacaaaatataactcgtgagaccgtgtcatacaaatttttgtctcGAAAAATGGTTAATCTTAGAGAAGGGAATAAATCCATAAACGTGTTGTGTTTGAGAATAAAAGCGAAGAATACGTAATATGGTAAGTGATTTTTACTATtagcttttttttaaaaaaaaatactgaTATAtctttattgatatttttaatgcaaaatataaattttgatggTGTATTGTGAATTGTAAATAAACTTATCATGTAGTTTTAAAATAGACGAAAATATCCGAAGATAAAAATGTACATAAaatcttcattttttttatttacgaAAATAGCATAATAGAATCAACACGATATCAGTTTCTGGATTAGAATTAAACTAGAGAGGAACATAAACAAAATCGAGGTTAAGAAAtggattttttcaaaaataaaaacttgtgtgagacgatctcacgagtcgtatttggtgagatatattttttattgtgcatatcgatatggttgatctgtctcacagataaagattcgtgagatcatctcacaaaagacctactttttttttttgtcaaatgAAAATTGAAACAATGGCTTGTTTTGTATAGGAGTTCCGGACACTCCAAAAAATTATTACAACAATCAATTCCCAATCCCCCATTACAAATCaaagaaatataaaataatctCATATGGAAACCGTATATATTCCGGATGTAAATGGAGAATCTTCTAGTGATATTTCTAAATATCATATACACGTATTCTTAAATTCTATTATTCTCTCAATTTAATATTATTGATGGTAACTTATTTATAATAATCTTGTTATCGCCACGTCAATttgttttaaatcaaatttgatTCTTATGATTAGAAATATGAAATATAACAAATTTCATACCACTTATCTAATGTTTTGAGTAATCTCTtatgagatgatctcacgaatctttatctatgaaacgagtcaactctaacgatattcacaataaaaagtaatactcttagcataaaaaataatattttttcatggatggaccaaataagagacatgtctcacaaaatacgatccgtgagaccgtgtcACACAATGTTTAGagttaaaaataatatgtttgacttaaaaaataatatatattttttataaatcgaGTTGGCTAAGATTCTTTCTAACAAAAATAATTCATAAAACAAACACAAAAATTTTTGTAAGACAATATTATTTGAATTAGCcataaaaatattagtttttataacaaaaatattactcataattataaatataaataagattgacccgtcttaGGAATCAAAATACCTGATATCATCTAAAAAATAAGTATATTCGTTAAATTTCATATACTTGTTACCTGTTCTACATGGTCAAAGAGGCACTCAAGGCAGGTTAATTATGTG
This Primulina eburnea isolate SZY01 chromosome 2, ASM2296580v1, whole genome shotgun sequence DNA region includes the following protein-coding sequences:
- the LOC140824735 gene encoding protein SENESCENCE-ASSOCIATED GENE 21, mitochondrial-like, whose protein sequence is MSRSFSTAKNVSAFVTNKISSAITWRGYAAASQGTGVSNIGASPNVMLKKGSEEPSKISWVPDPVTGYYRPENQAKDVDAAELRAMLIKDKTRRD